A genomic window from Carassius auratus strain Wakin chromosome 45, ASM336829v1, whole genome shotgun sequence includes:
- the LOC113062818 gene encoding protein-associating with the carboxyl-terminal domain of ezrin-like translates to MSVPHFCNLHVLLRLNVLSVSVSDDLLESLKNMLQASLLTPDPMSRPSLSSLLTHKFFRNDFLDIMNFMKSLTLKNEEEKNEFFKFLLDRVQNLPEELIATRLAPKLLNSLVFAEPMAVKSFLPHLLRPKQDSSVSAGEECLLSLSLYRRYVVPQLLKLYKVNEEHVRIVLLSHIHIYAEFFPHEELKNQILPQVLLGMRDTNDSLVAMTLQSLAVLVPLLGAQVVVGGERTKVFKRTTPNFTKSTEVTPETSPVHTVGPSHPHISQPPKVLNLFTKSSEDKKMVLDNMYSFKATEKTTAQHTTSERAVFSSEMNGCRMGTQAADNTKTNSTVRSDEDWPNWSDTEEAEKDKTQSVQINIRSAGIPGQSNSALSADNEDESEEPWDDFEDSEVTSDRSHLTPLPVSVPKASTKSTAISLSESSAGPPRQSKALKLNSSVRSNLDHNHISLWDTGWNQTTDTLKPSNTSLALEPKPKSTIKSSEAECLGQEFTIAVKKKPEPDPELDFFADMVPDIKLSSSSLLLPVESSVREPNTGHTSDPSIDKLRLTTKFAAADLTETEAEGWGDDLNWEDENAW, encoded by the exons atgtcTGTTCCCCATTTTTGTAACCTCCATGTGCTCCTCCGCCTAAATGTACTTTCTGTCTCAGTCTCAGATGATTTGTTGGAGAGTCTAAAGAACATGCTGCAGGCCAGCCTCTTGACCCCTGACCCCATGTCTCGCCCATCTCTCAGCAGTTTGCTGACTCACAAGTTCTTCAG AAATGACTTCTTAGATATCATGAATTTTATGAAGAGTTTGACCCTGAAAAATGAGGAGGAGAAGAATGAATTCTTCAA GTTTCTCTTGGACCGGGTTCAGAACCTCCCAGAGGAGTTAATAGCTACACGTCTGGCTCCTAAATTGCTCAATTCTTTGGTGTTTGCGGAGCCCATGGCTGTCAAAAGCTTTCTTCCTCACCTCTTACGGCCTAAGCAAG ACTCGAGTGTGAGCGCCGGTGAGGAGTgtcttctgtctttgtctttgtatCGGAGATACGTGGTTCCTCAGCTCCTTAAGCTCTATAAGGTGAATGAGGAGCACGTCAGGATTGTGCTTCTCTCCCACATTCACATCTATGCTGAGTTCTTTCCTCACGAAGAACTGAAAAATCAGATTCTTCCTCAG GTTTTGCTGGGAATGAGAGATACGAATGACTCACTCGTCGCAATGACACTACAGAGTTTGGCTGTGCTTGTCCCGTTGCTGGGTGCCCAAGTGGTTGTTGGTGGGGAGAGGACTAAAGTCTTTAAACGGACTACGCCAAACTTCACCAAGTCCACAGAGGTCACCCCAGAGA CATCACCCGTGCATACTGTTGGGCCCTCACATCCCCACATCTCACAACCACCAAAGGTCCTGAATCTGTTCACTAAGAGCTCAGAGGACAAAAAGATGGTTTTAGACAATATGTATTCcttcaaagcaactgaaaagACCACCGCCCAGCACACCACATCAGAAAGAGCAG TATTTAGCAGCGAAATGAATGGGTGCAGAATGGGCACACAAGCTGCAGACAACACGAAAACTAACAGCACGGTGAGATCCGATGAAGATTGGCCTAactggagtgacacagaggaggcAGAAAAGGACAAGACCCAGTCAGTCCAGATTAACATTCGGTCAGCAGGCATCCCTGGTCAGAGCAACTCCGCTTTATCAGCTGACAATGAGGATGAAAGTGAGGAACCCTGGGATGATTTTGAAGACTCAGAAGTGACCTCAGACAGGTCACACTTGACTCCTTTACCAGTCTCTGTACCTAAGGCATCAACAAAGAGCACTGCAATATCTCTGTCTGAATCTAGTGCCGGACCTCCAAGGCAGTCAAAAGCACTCAAACTGAACTCTAGCGTCAGAAGCAATCTAGATCATAACCATATCTCATTATGGGACACCGGTTGGAACCAGACAACTGACACCCTCAAACCCAGCAACACAAGTTTAGCATTAGAGCCCAAGCCAAAAAGCACAATCAAAAGCTCTGAAGCTGAATGTCTTGGGCAGGAGTTCACAATTGCAGTGAAGAAGAAGCCAGAGCCAGATCCAGAGCTAGACTTCTTTGCAGACATGGTCCCAGATATAAAGCTGTCTTCCTCATCTCTTCTGCTCCCTGTGGAGAGCTCAGTCAGAGAACCCAATACGGGACACACATCAGACCCATCAATAGATAAACTGAGACTTACTACCAAGTTTGCTGCTGCTGACTTGACTGAG ACTGAGGCAGAAGGATGGGGCGATGACCTCAACTGGGAAGATGAGAATGCCTGGTGA